The Aspergillus fumigatus Af293 chromosome 3, whole genome shotgun sequence region CGGCCTGAATAGGCATTAGAGGCATGCCGATGGGCCAGGCATGTTGCGATATGAACCTCTCCACATCACGTTTCCGGAACCCTGGCGAACGGCCTAGGCAAATGCCGCGGTGGGACAACCCTGCCGAACAAAATCAGCGCTCAATGTCATACTGGTACACAGTCCAACTGGGCTTACAATTGATCAATTGATCTTCATCGACAGCGAACATGTGACCCCGAGAGAACATCGCTCTGTCATCCCAAAGACCTGACTGCCATGTTCTAGCAACCACATCCTGATGATCGCTCTGTAAGCCGGCTGGAAACATATTTCGATTGGAGAGAATTATGCCCTGCTCCTCAAGGAATCCCTCCACGTCTTCCGGGTCAAACCAGGGCTCTTCAAGGTCTTGAATACTCAACCCATTTGCATACATCATCGAAATGTCTTCAGCCGAGGGAAGCCAATGAAGATTGGGATCGCCGAGGGGCGAATGCTTCTGTGGGTAGTGCAACCCGGCACCGCCCAGGTTCAGCAAGGGAATACTGAATTTCCTAGAAACTTCAACTCCATCGGAAGATTTCAGAAATGAGTTCAAGTATGAGATAAGTTGACGTCGACTCCATCTAGTCATCAGGAAACCAAAGTTCCGAAGTAATGCGGAGTCGGGAACATCTGGATTCCTAAGGTATCGGAGTGCGAGCTTATAGGCGGCCAGGTGCAACCGCTGGGCGAAGAAGGGGCTATCCGGACGGTCTAGATGTGACATTGGTGTGCGTATGTTGATAAAGTGAGGAGATAGGACTCTGATATCTGTCGGAGTTGTGATGGAAAAAGGGGAGCCATTAGCCATGCCCGGCGTCTCGATTGGCATCAGTACGCCGAAGGGCTCTGCGCCGCCGGGATCACCGTCTCCAGAGCCTGTTCTGACAGCGACCACCGAGTCTGATGACTGGCTTGTCTGATCTGCCGAGTGGAAGGATGACTGTTCGGACGCAGTGATTTGGGACAGTGCTTTATCTTGCGGCGCAGCGTGATCTCCGTCTGTTTCGGTCATCTGACTTGAAAGTGTGACATACTTGGCGGTCACCTCTTTAAGGGACTGAGCAATATCAGGGGATCCATTTAATACGCCTGATTGCATTAGCGTGTCGCTAAAAGCAAGAAAGGCTTCCGTCATTGTCTCGATGACCGATTCCATTTCCGCGATTCGATTCTTCAGCTGCACCATCGTGGCCTCTTGACGGGAACGATAGGCGCGCTGTGCCAGACGGACTTGAGCCCGGCGTCTCTGATACTGCTTTGAGCAGGAGCTCTCGGAGTAAGACAGTGGTCACTATAACTCACCTCCGCAGGTGTCTGAGCATCCTGCACTTTTTGAGGGCGACCTCTCTTTTTAGACGACCGTTCCTTGGCCTTTGCTGGTTGTGAGTCGAccatgatcttcttcggtgACCCGTCGTCCTTGCCGGACTGATGATCGTCAGAAGCCGTTGAGAGAGCGGGGTTCGGTTCAGTTGATGACATGAGTGGCTCCTGAGACACAGAGATGGGACTCGAACTGAAAGCGACCGAGGCCAAGCGTGATCACTGAATAAAAAAAGCAGCACGTCCGTCGTGGCCAAAACTTATATGGGAGCGAAGGATGACAACTTGAAGTTTATGAGCTCTGAGGTATTCTTGAATACGAGATCCACCTGGGGCGCACTCGAGCTCCAAATAGTGGCCAGGTCATGTGAGGGGACCGAGTCTGCAGGAGTCTATCCAAGATTATTAAGCCGTCTGCGAACTGTCATCAAACGAGTCAAGGCCTGATCCTTTACGTCACTCGTATGCGTGTCCATCTGTCAGCATGAAATGGATTTAAACAGTCGCTGCTGCCTGAATCTGGTAAACCTGGGGACCTCGGGGTGTCACTAATTAAAGCCAGGAGCAGTGGAGATTGTTCACTAATCAAAAATGTTAGCCAAAGTCTAACACAATCATTGAGCAAATCGGAGGAACCCAGTTCCGAGCTGACTGTGTACTAGTAACTCGGTGCATCCGGAGGGCTTGCAGCTTGGCGTGGTTCGGAGAAAGGTCGCCGTGGTCTAGCGGGATCTGCTCACCCCGGTCTGACATTTCTCCGGGGCGCGCCCGCCAGATCCTCGAGGCATCCAGACCGGTGATTCgtagcctgaggcagcaacATTCGACTGGCAGGACTCTCTGTGGAAGGCAGTGATTCCCACTACAGAATACAGGTCGATGTCTCCTTCCATATTGCTTATGCCCTAGGTCAACAAGTTTCCCTAGCATCTTGATTATCACACAGTGACAACGATCTTTATAACATAGTTGTTCTAGTGTTACTTGGCATAGTATTTAGGAGTATTGAAGGGTGTACATGTTTGCGCCACTTTGCAATCAAGTGTACATGCCGCAGGTCAAAAATCCGTTTTGTGTCCGTATCATAAGCAGGAGTCTCTGCGGGCAATTGTTCTTCAATACTCTACCTACACCCACAACAATCACTGCAAGTCAAACGAGGTTCTATCAGGCAACGAGTCTCCAGCCCGCATATACCACCCGAGCGACAAAGATGATCACAGCACCTAAAACAGCCGACACCCCCGCAAAGATGATTGCCGCGTCGTAAGTCCCATAGGTGCTGATCATAGCCCCCGTGATCGGAGTCCCCGTCAAACTGGCCAGACTTAGCACACCCATCGCCATCCCCAGATACGATCCGATCACATTGGGCTTCGGCGCCGTCACGGCAATCGTAGCCGCAAACAGACCGATGACAATCCCCGAGCAGAAACCGAACAGCACCGAGAGCACGACCATCCCGCCACGAGACTTGATACGCAGCCAGCATAGGATCAGGATGCCGCACGCAGCGGACGCAGCGGCGAGGGTATTGAATCGACCCAGACGGTTGGCGAGCGCGCCACCGAGGATCCGACCGACGAGGGAGCCTGCGTTCAGAATCGCAATAAGGTAATTGGACAAACTGACGCCGATCCCGATGGATTGTGCGTAGCTTGGGATGTAAAACATTGGGACGAAGAGAGCCCAGGTAACCAGAAATACACCGATGATTTGGACAGTGTACTCAGGCTGCTTCCATGCTTCCAGAAAGAATGGCGCACCGGTGCGTCGTTTGGGTGCATTAGATGAAATGGCAAGGCAGGCGACGACGCTGAGTGCGAGCATGATGAATCCGAGGATCCGAACGGACCAGCCAAAGCCCAGGGACGATTGATTGAGCATGCGGTTCAGCGCGAtggggatgatgatgccGGCGAGAGAAGAGCCACTGGAAGCGATCCCCAAGGCAAGAGGTCTGCGTCTGAAGAAGTGCTGGTTCACCGCAGTCACAGTTGGAGTGTATGTCAGGCCGTTGAAGACGCCGCCAAGGACGCCTTGTGCCAGGATGAACTGGTAGTATTCTTTGCAGAGACTGGTGAGCATGACCGAGAGAACGAAGACGATCGAGCAGGGGACCAGTATAACCTATGAAAGTCAGTAATTGTCTGTTCGCAAGGTTATCACCCTTACTCTTGGTCCATATCGATCCATGAGGGGACCAGACACAAGTCCGCTGGCGTACATGAAAAAAGCTTGTAATGATCCAATCCATGCGATGTTGGAGTTGCTTTCGTTCCGGAGGAGAGTATTCTTGTAGTATGCTTCGTACACACTATTGCGCGCACGATGTTAGCATAATGGAGGTCTTCAGAAGACGAGGCCTACCCAAATGCGTTCATATATCCGAAGGTGTTAAACATAACACACCAACAAGATAGCACTGTCATCCAAGCCTTGAGCCCACCTTCTGGGAAAGTTGGCTTGGGAGGCTCATTCTTTTCGGCCTGAGAGCTGTCTGGTGCTGTCTCTATATTGCTGCTCATATTGTTTTGAACGAACCCTTAGAGTGGTAATGCCCAGAGATGTTGTAGATGCAGCCCAAAGTCGCCGACGCAATCCCAGTCTGGCTGGGGCATGGAAGCAGCATCCTGAGCGCATATAAATGCAATCGCTTTTCCATTGCGTCTGTTGCTATGTCTCGTTGGTTTACCAAAAGAGCAAAAAGCCGTATACTTAAATCCGCCATCCGCTCGGAGATACAGAACTATTGCTGTCATCCCTCGGGCTATTTACCGAATTGGGTAATTTTCGATCTCCGAGCCTCGTGGCCGAATGGCACCTTCAGTGTCAGTCGTTACCAACACTACTCTTGTAGTATGACAATCTCTTTTCGCCTACTTAGCTACAGTTGAGTGACAGAATGAAATTGAATCACACTCATGGTCGAAGTCTAGGGCCACGGCGGGGTGGAATTAGCCATACCGTGCATTGGCGGGCTCGTCATCAAACCATACAGGCTGCACCCCATAGTTGATCACTGTACTTTTGACCTTGGTGTAGCTCTCATAGGCCTCGATGCCATTCTCCTTTCCCATACCACTTTCCTTGAACCCACCCCAAGAGGAAGATGGATCGTTCAGGTGGTGTCCGTTTACCCAAACAATGCCTGCTTCAATCTTTGCAGCAACGCGATGAGCCTGGCTAAAGTCGTTGGTCCAGACCGATGCGCCGAGGGCATAGGACGTGCTGTTGGCAATGCGGatgatttcctcctccgatTCGCATCTCACGAGCGCAATAACCGGCCCGAAGACCTCGTTAGTCGCGAGATCCGAATCGGCATGTGTCTCGATGATGGTCGGCTCAAAGAAGAAGCCTTTTCCATTTGAGTTTGTCGGGTTACCACCACAGAGCACGCGGCCTCCCTCCTGTACTGCCCGCAGCACGAAAGCAGAGCATCTCTCAACGGCTGCGCGAGAGATGACAGAACCAATCTGCGTGCGCTCTTCCATCGGGTCTCCCACCCGCAAGGCTCTGACCCTTTTCTCCAACAGGTCTTTAAACCGATCATAAAGATCAGCGTGCACTAAGAGCCTACTCCCAGTCACACATGTCTGCCCACTGGCAATAAAACTCGCAAACATCGCCGCCTTGACCGCCAATTCCACGTCGAGGCTCGGAAACAAACACACCGGCGCCTTTCCCCCAAGCTCCGCCGTGATGGGGATCATgttcgccgccgccgcgggCGCAATAGCCTTGTACGTCGCCAATCCACCCGTCAAATCAATCTTGGCAAGTGGCCGACTCTCACACAGAGATTTGCCCGTCTCGGAGCCATACCCGCTGACGATCTGCAACACACCGTCCGGCAAACCCGCCTCCTGAAACAGCGGCCCAAGCCTCAGCACCGATAACGGGGCCAGCTCCGACGGCTTGACAATAACCACGTTCCCGCCCGCCAGTGCCGCAGCGATTTTCTTCGTCGCGATCAGAAGAGGGTGGTTGTACGGTGTTATCTGCGCCACCACGCCCAGCGGGAGCCGGGTGAGGGTGTTCACAACCGGGCCCTTGAAGGGCGTCACGCGGCCTTCGTGGACGCGAGCCAGCGAGGCAGAGTACTCCAGCCATTCCGGGACGCGAGCTAGCTGGGCGCGCATCTCGCGGATCGGTCGGCCGGTCTGTCTGGTTTCGAGTTCCACAAATTCGGGGATGCGCGCGCGGAGAAGGGCAGCTGCTTTTGAGAGGACGGCGAAGCGGTCGGAGGCGTCGGCGCGAGACCAAGATCCGCCATGGAATGTTTCCCATGATGTTGCGATGATGGCTTGGACGGTTGCTTGGGGTGTTGCGTCGATGGTTGCGATCGGGGTTTCGGTTGCGGGgttgaggacgacgatgcgTTCGGGGGTTGGAGGCGTATGGGTGCCGTTGACCCAGTTTGATACGTGCGGGACATCCGACATTGTGGTTGTTTTCCTGGGTAGTACGAGGTGGTTGTCCTTTGGTACTGTTGCGACTGCGCATTTCTAGGTAGTTTTAACTACTTATAAGGCTTACCCCGCATGATAACGCGAGCATGCGGCATCCCATCGCTCCGATAGCATCAACAGGTCCAGATAAGCATATCTTGCTAGCTCTCTGTCAGGCTTCCGAGTCTGCACATAGGATCAACCTCGGCTATGTTGTCGCCGCTGACGTCTGCTGGGCTCTGTTGTCCTCGCTGGGCCTGAGTACTGACGGAGGACTTGCCTTATTATATATCATTCATGCTGGTCCTAAAGGTCATACCTGGCACTCACATATGAGCGGACAATCAAGTTCCATCTCTTActccaaaaaaaaataaaatagCAGAATCCAACACAACAGATATATGAGCAGTACAGCTGCTCTCAGTCTTTTAGAATATACCGAGCTCCATCTCCCACGCGGTCATGCTGTGGGATGTACAAGG contains the following coding sequences:
- a CDS encoding bZIP transcription factor, which translates into the protein MSSTEPNPALSTASDDHQSGKDDGSPKKIMVDSQPAKAKERSSKKRGRPQKVQDAQTPAERRRAQVRLAQRAYRSRQEATMVQLKNRIAEMESVIETMTEAFLAFSDTLMQSGVLNGSPDIAQSLKEVTAKYVTLSSQMTETDGDHAAPQDKALSQITASEQSSFHSADQTSQSSDSVVAVRTGSGDGDPGGAEPFGVLMPIETPGMANGSPFSITTPTDIRVLSPHFINIRTPMSHLDRPDSPFFAQRLHLAAYKLALRYLRNPDVPDSALLRNFGFLMTRWSRRQLISYLNSFLKSSDGVEVSRKFSIPLLNLGGAGLHYPQKHSPLGDPNLHWLPSAEDISMMYANGLSIQDLEEPWFDPEDVEGFLEEQGIILSNRNMFPAGLQSDHQDVVARTWQSGLWDDRAMFSRGHMFAVDEDQLINWLSHRGICLGRSPGFRKRDVERFISQHAWPIGMPLMPIQAVAVAQ
- a CDS encoding MCT family MFS transporter, with product MSSNIETAPDSSQAEKNEPPKPTFPEGGLKAWMTVLSCWCVMFNTFGYMNAFGVYEAYYKNTLLRNESNSNIAWIGSLQAFFMYASGLVSGPLMDRYGPRVILVPCSIVFVLSVMLTSLCKEYYQFILAQGVLGGVFNGLTYTPTVTAVNQHFFRRRPLALGIASSGSSLAGIIIPIALNRMLNQSSLGFGWSVRILGFIMLALSVVACLAISSNAPKRRTGAPFFLEAWKQPEYTVQIIGVFLVTWALFVPMFYIPSYAQSIGIGVSLSNYLIAILNAGSLVGRILGGALANRLGRFNTLAAASAACGILILCWLRIKSRGGMVVLSVLFGFCSGIVIGLFAATIAVTAPKPNVIGSYLGMAMGVLSLASLTGTPITGAMISTYGTYDAAIIFAGVSAVLGAVIIFVARVVYAGWRLVA
- a CDS encoding aldehyde dehydrogenase, with the translated sequence MRVPKDNHLVLPRKTTTMSDVPHVSNWVNGTHTPPTPERIVVLNPATETPIATIDATPQATVQAIIATSWETFHGGSWSRADASDRFAVLSKAAALLRARIPEFVELETRQTGRPIREMRAQLARVPEWLEYSASLARVHEGRVTPFKGPVVNTLTRLPLGVVAQITPYNHPLLIATKKIAAALAGGNVVIVKPSELAPLSVLRLGPLFQEAGLPDGVLQIVSGYGSETGKSLCESRPLAKIDLTGGLATYKAIAPAAAANMIPITAELGGKAPVCLFPSLDVELAVKAAMFASFIASGQTCVTGSRLLVHADLYDRFKDLLEKRVRALRVGDPMEERTQIGSVISRAAVERCSAFVLRAVQEGGRVLCGGNPTNSNGKGFFFEPTIIETHADSDLATNEVFGPVIALVRCESEEEIIRIANSTSYALGASVWTNDFSQAHRVAAKIEAGIVWVNGHHLNDPSSSWGGFKESGMGKENGIEAYESYTKVKSTVINYGVQPVWFDDEPANARYG